One Cyclopterus lumpus isolate fCycLum1 chromosome 7, fCycLum1.pri, whole genome shotgun sequence DNA window includes the following coding sequences:
- the ccnt1 gene encoding cyclin-T1 isoform X1: protein MAASFRSLPASCNNKWYYTRQQIDNSPSRRAGLDPDKELSYRQQAANLLQDMGQRLNVSQLTINTAIVYMHRFYMVQSFTRFHRNVISPAALFLAAKVEEQPRKLEHVIKVAHACLNPQDPSPDVRSDAYLQQAQDLVILESIILQTLAFEITIDHPHTHVVKCTQLVRVVPASKDLAQTSYFMATNSLHLTTFCLQYSPPVVACVCIHLACKWSNWEIPVSTDGKHWWEYVDPTVTLELLDELTHEFLQILEKTPSRLKRIRNWKAGGQTPKAKPKVQEDGDQRDAMMSMISMASSESTVAGLMSLSAPPSASSSSSIGDKDGGEPGSAPTWSGKGQTGCELQPNNEVHAPAKVSLSEYRAKNADVLAAQKRKLENMEASVKRDYANAAQALIGQQQRKEKPQHHQQSSSSSSDMSNPSPIILKIPLEKERHERTSLKMRLPLAGGGGGSGHSGGARGQEQDIKVRIRVPEKQRGSSGEEGKSRDKHRERSNHHHNHHNHHHSSSTGASLSSSHKHSSSSSGTVGGSKKVPSDSSRTSSSSSSASRKRTHSQDPTAGTHPVSKVSKSSRNPYQLPSLSSSSGQTLGHGSDILPVLGLPHHQGSYLHSKGDKTDTNGHGAAGGAQSNEYQDTFEMLNSLLSAQGVQPSQPSMFNYRSQYGEYRYSGGSRGNNPRPPPLPSEPPPPLPPLPK from the exons ATGGCGGCTTCGTTTCGTTCTCTCCCTGCAAGCTGTAATAACAAATGGTACTACACACGACAACAGATCGACAACAGCCCATCTCGGCGAGCTGGACTTGATCCCGACAAGGAGCTGTCCTACAGACAACAGGCGGCGAACCTGCTGCAGGACATGGGACAGCGGCTCAACGT GTCTCAACTTACAATAAACACAGCCATCGTGTACATGCATCGATTCTACATGGTCCAGTCGTTCACCAGATTTCACAGAAAT GTCATTTCTCCTGCCGCACTTTTCCTCGCTGCAAAAGTCGAGGAGCAGCCCCGAAAGCTGGAACATGTTATCAAGGTGGCCCATGCATGCCTCAATCCTCAGGATCCTTCACCAGATGTACGCAGTGAT GCCTACCTGCAACAAGCCCAAGACCTGGTCATTCTTGAGAGCATAATACTACAGACCTTGG ctTTTGAAATCACCATTGACCATCCTCATACTCATGTTGTCAAGTGCACTCAGCTTGTCAGAG TTGTTCCAGCGAGTAAGGATCTGGCTCAAACATCATACTTTATGGCAACTAACAG TCTGCACTTGACCACGTTCTGCCTGCAGTACAGTCCGCCGGTTGTGGCCTGTGTGTGCATCCACCTTGCCTGCAAATGGTCCAACTGGGAGATCCCTGTGTCTACTGACGGCAAACACTGGTGGGAGTACGTTGATCCCACAGTTACCCTCGAGCTGCTGGATG AGCTCACACACGAGTTCCTGCAGATTCTGGAGAAAACACCCAGTCGGTTGAAACGGATTCGCAACTGGAAG GCTGGAGGTCAGACACCAAAAGCCAAGCCAAAGGTTCAGGAGGACGGAGACCAGAGGGACGCCATGATGAGCATGATCTCTATGGCCTCATCAGAGAGCACTGTGGCAGGCTTGATGAGCCTCTCGGCTCCACcttccgcctcctcttcctcatccatcGGTGACAAGGACGGGGGTGAACCTGGCAGTGCTCCGACTTGGAGTGGAAAAGGTCAGACTGGTTGTGAGCTGCAGCCCAACAACGAGGTTCACGCTCCAGCCAAGGTGTCGCTGAGTGAGTACCGGGCCAAGAACGCAGATGTCCTGGCTGCCcagaagaggaagctggagaacatGGAGGCCAGCGTAAAGAGGGACTATGCCAATGCTGCCCAGGCTCTCATTGgtcagcagcagaggaaggagaagcCGCAGCATCACCAGCAGTCCAGCTCGTCCTCGTCTGACATGTCCAATCCGTCGCccattattttgaaaatccccctggagaaggagaggcacGAGAGGACCTCTCTCAAAATGCGCTTGCCTCTTgctggggggggaggaggcagcgGGCACAGTGGCGGTGCCCGGGGTCAGGAGCAGGACATCAAAGTTCGAATACGAGTGCCTGAGAAGCAAAGAGGAAGttcaggagaggagggaaagagtaGGGACAAGCACAGAGAACGGTCTAACCACCACCATAATCACCACAATCACCACCATTCCTCTTCTACCGGTGcttcactctcctcttcacACAAACATTCATCTAGTTCTAGTGGGACTGTTGGAGGCAGCAAGAAAGTCCCCAGCGACTCCTCTAGAACAagctcttcatcctcttctgcGTCACGTAAGAGGACGCACTCCCAAGATCCCACAGCAGGCACTCACCCTGTCTCTAAAGTCAGCAAGTCCTCTAGGAATCCCTACCAGCTaccctccctgtcttcctcctctgggCAAACTCTCGGGCATGGCTCCGACATTCTCCCTGTCCTGGGTCTCCCCCACCACCAAGGGAGCTATCTCCACTCCAAAGGCGACAAGACGGACACTAATGGGCACGGTGCAGCGGGGGGAGCCCAGTCGAATGAATACCAGGACACGTTTGAAATGCTGAACTCACTTCTGAGCGCACAAGGGGTCCAACCATCCCAGCCGTCCATGTTTAACTACAGATCCCAATATGGGGAATACCGGTACAGTGGTGGCTCCAGAGGGAACAACCCCAGGCCCCCACCCCTCCCTTCAGAaccacctcccccactgccGCCATTACCCAAATAA
- the ccnt1 gene encoding cyclin-T1 isoform X2 — MAASFRSLPASCNNKWYYTRQQIDNSPSRRAGLDPDKELSYRQQAANLLQDMGQRLNVSQLTINTAIVYMHRFYMVQSFTRFHRNVISPAALFLAAKVEEQPRKLEHVIKVAHACLNPQDPSPDVRSDAYLQQAQDLVILESIILQTLAFEITIDHPHTHVVKCTQLVRASKDLAQTSYFMATNSLHLTTFCLQYSPPVVACVCIHLACKWSNWEIPVSTDGKHWWEYVDPTVTLELLDELTHEFLQILEKTPSRLKRIRNWKAGGQTPKAKPKVQEDGDQRDAMMSMISMASSESTVAGLMSLSAPPSASSSSSIGDKDGGEPGSAPTWSGKGQTGCELQPNNEVHAPAKVSLSEYRAKNADVLAAQKRKLENMEASVKRDYANAAQALIGQQQRKEKPQHHQQSSSSSSDMSNPSPIILKIPLEKERHERTSLKMRLPLAGGGGGSGHSGGARGQEQDIKVRIRVPEKQRGSSGEEGKSRDKHRERSNHHHNHHNHHHSSSTGASLSSSHKHSSSSSGTVGGSKKVPSDSSRTSSSSSSASRKRTHSQDPTAGTHPVSKVSKSSRNPYQLPSLSSSSGQTLGHGSDILPVLGLPHHQGSYLHSKGDKTDTNGHGAAGGAQSNEYQDTFEMLNSLLSAQGVQPSQPSMFNYRSQYGEYRYSGGSRGNNPRPPPLPSEPPPPLPPLPK; from the exons ATGGCGGCTTCGTTTCGTTCTCTCCCTGCAAGCTGTAATAACAAATGGTACTACACACGACAACAGATCGACAACAGCCCATCTCGGCGAGCTGGACTTGATCCCGACAAGGAGCTGTCCTACAGACAACAGGCGGCGAACCTGCTGCAGGACATGGGACAGCGGCTCAACGT GTCTCAACTTACAATAAACACAGCCATCGTGTACATGCATCGATTCTACATGGTCCAGTCGTTCACCAGATTTCACAGAAAT GTCATTTCTCCTGCCGCACTTTTCCTCGCTGCAAAAGTCGAGGAGCAGCCCCGAAAGCTGGAACATGTTATCAAGGTGGCCCATGCATGCCTCAATCCTCAGGATCCTTCACCAGATGTACGCAGTGAT GCCTACCTGCAACAAGCCCAAGACCTGGTCATTCTTGAGAGCATAATACTACAGACCTTGG ctTTTGAAATCACCATTGACCATCCTCATACTCATGTTGTCAAGTGCACTCAGCTTGTCAGAG CGAGTAAGGATCTGGCTCAAACATCATACTTTATGGCAACTAACAG TCTGCACTTGACCACGTTCTGCCTGCAGTACAGTCCGCCGGTTGTGGCCTGTGTGTGCATCCACCTTGCCTGCAAATGGTCCAACTGGGAGATCCCTGTGTCTACTGACGGCAAACACTGGTGGGAGTACGTTGATCCCACAGTTACCCTCGAGCTGCTGGATG AGCTCACACACGAGTTCCTGCAGATTCTGGAGAAAACACCCAGTCGGTTGAAACGGATTCGCAACTGGAAG GCTGGAGGTCAGACACCAAAAGCCAAGCCAAAGGTTCAGGAGGACGGAGACCAGAGGGACGCCATGATGAGCATGATCTCTATGGCCTCATCAGAGAGCACTGTGGCAGGCTTGATGAGCCTCTCGGCTCCACcttccgcctcctcttcctcatccatcGGTGACAAGGACGGGGGTGAACCTGGCAGTGCTCCGACTTGGAGTGGAAAAGGTCAGACTGGTTGTGAGCTGCAGCCCAACAACGAGGTTCACGCTCCAGCCAAGGTGTCGCTGAGTGAGTACCGGGCCAAGAACGCAGATGTCCTGGCTGCCcagaagaggaagctggagaacatGGAGGCCAGCGTAAAGAGGGACTATGCCAATGCTGCCCAGGCTCTCATTGgtcagcagcagaggaaggagaagcCGCAGCATCACCAGCAGTCCAGCTCGTCCTCGTCTGACATGTCCAATCCGTCGCccattattttgaaaatccccctggagaaggagaggcacGAGAGGACCTCTCTCAAAATGCGCTTGCCTCTTgctggggggggaggaggcagcgGGCACAGTGGCGGTGCCCGGGGTCAGGAGCAGGACATCAAAGTTCGAATACGAGTGCCTGAGAAGCAAAGAGGAAGttcaggagaggagggaaagagtaGGGACAAGCACAGAGAACGGTCTAACCACCACCATAATCACCACAATCACCACCATTCCTCTTCTACCGGTGcttcactctcctcttcacACAAACATTCATCTAGTTCTAGTGGGACTGTTGGAGGCAGCAAGAAAGTCCCCAGCGACTCCTCTAGAACAagctcttcatcctcttctgcGTCACGTAAGAGGACGCACTCCCAAGATCCCACAGCAGGCACTCACCCTGTCTCTAAAGTCAGCAAGTCCTCTAGGAATCCCTACCAGCTaccctccctgtcttcctcctctgggCAAACTCTCGGGCATGGCTCCGACATTCTCCCTGTCCTGGGTCTCCCCCACCACCAAGGGAGCTATCTCCACTCCAAAGGCGACAAGACGGACACTAATGGGCACGGTGCAGCGGGGGGAGCCCAGTCGAATGAATACCAGGACACGTTTGAAATGCTGAACTCACTTCTGAGCGCACAAGGGGTCCAACCATCCCAGCCGTCCATGTTTAACTACAGATCCCAATATGGGGAATACCGGTACAGTGGTGGCTCCAGAGGGAACAACCCCAGGCCCCCACCCCTCCCTTCAGAaccacctcccccactgccGCCATTACCCAAATAA
- the kansl2 gene encoding KAT8 regulatory NSL complex subunit 2, protein MNRIRIHVLPSSRNRVTQTPRSQEHQACSFTQRPCSQPRLDGLEFCIKHILEDKNAPYKQCSYVSAKNGKRCPNAAPKVERKDGVTFCAEHARRNAMALRAQMRKASSGPSPESLLSQLSGYNRAETRSNDAGRSEASRILDEDSLSEEEQGPLVLDQTWRGDPDSEADSADSDHEDPLKHAGVYTAEEVALITREKLIRLQSLYIDQFKRLQHLLKEKKRRYLHNRKVEHETLGSSLLTGPEGLSIKERENLKKLKALRRYRRRYGVEALLHRQLRERRQAVTEGASQQLSRTVHEKCISFEEGTRCTNPCLPMTRHCVSHIFQDSNQVLFKMCPGLKDVPCERSVHMGQSDDPRCPLHLTLPLPMYQPEQEPPPQEQITTATRDMYLSAAELQPTESLPLEFSDDLDVEGDGMQGPPSPLQFDTALALEDQTIRAIAEGPMDILTGEDPDQVDLDASGQELSERDVDAIMHDQVNSQSGAS, encoded by the exons ATGAACAGGATACGAATCCACGTTTTGCCTTCGAGTCGAAACCGAGTGACCCAGACACCGCGTTCTCAGGAGCACCAGGCATGCTCCTTTACCCAGCGACCATGCTCTCAGCCCCGTCTTGATGGCCTGGAGTTCTGCATCAAACACATTTTGGAGGATAAGAATGCTCCCTACAAGCAGTGCAGCTATGTCTCTGCCAAGAACGGCAAGCGCTGCCCGAATGCTGCACCAAAAGTTGAGAGGAAAGATGG AGTGACGTTCTGTGCAGAGCATGCTCGCAGGAATGCCATGGCCCTCCGAGCTCAGATGAGAAAGGCGTCTTCCGGTCCATCCCCAGAGTCACTGTTGTCCCAGCTTAGTGGATACAACCGGGCAGAGACTCGCAGCAATGACGCAGGTCGCTCTGAAGCTAGCCGTATTCTAG ATGAAGACAGTCTGAGCGAGGAGGAGCAGGGTCCTTTGGTTCTTGACCAAACATGGAGAGGTGACCCTGACAGTGAGGCAGACAGCGCTGACAGTGATCACGAGGATCCTCTGAA ACATGCAGGGGTGTACACAGCAGAGGAAGTGGCACTCATCACCCGAGAAAAACTCATCAGGCTCCAGTCCCTCTACATCGACCAGTTCAAACGTCTGCAGCACCTGCTTAAAGAGAAAAAGCGCAGATACCTGCACAACCGCAAAGTGGAGCACGAAACTCTCG GGAGCAGTCTGCTGACAGGGCCGGAAGGTCTGTCAATCAAGGAGAGGGAGAACCTGAAGAAGCTCAAAGCGCTGCGCCGATACCGTCGTCGGTACGGTGTTGAAGCCCTGCTGCACCGGCAGCTTAGGGAGAGGAGGCAGGCTGTGACAGAAGGAGCATCTCAG CAACTCTCAAGAACTGTGCACGAGAAGTGCATCTCCTTTGAGGAGGGAACCCGATGTACCAACCCCTGCCTGCCCATGACCCGTCACTGCGTCTCAC ACATCTTCCAAGACAGCAATCAGGTGCTTTTCAAAATGTGCCCAGGCCTGAAAGATGTCCCATGTGAACGCAGCGTGCACATGGGACAGTCCGATGATCCTCGCTGCCCGCTTCACCTCACCCTGCCTCTCCCGATGTACCAGCCTGAGCAGGAACCTCCACCACAGGAGCAGATCACCACTGCAACCAGAGACATGTATCTGAGTGCGGCAGAGCTTCAGCCCACAGAGAGCCTTCCCCTAGAGTTCAGTGAT GACCTGGATGTGGAAGGGGACGGTATGCAGGGCCCTCCTTCCCCCCTACAGTTTGACACGGCCCTGGCCCTGGAGGACCAGACCATCAGAGCCATCGCTGAGGGCCCGATGGACATCCTGACCGGAGAAGACCCAGACCAGGTGGACCTGGACGCCTCGGGACAGGAGCTCTCGGAAAGAGATGTGGATGCCATCATGCATGATCAGGTTAACTCTCAATCAGGGGCCTCTTGA
- the sarnp gene encoding SAP domain-containing ribonucleoprotein yields the protein MAEVIELQKLKLAELRQECEARGLDTKGNKGELIARLQSYLDEHEDDVDVDDVLAEDTEDFNKVEDANNVKDEKISESTEDEPPADKKVVKIAPPSSSGERLQKRAERFNMPATAESKKAIRAARFGESTENTSPAAGVVANNKAPVNVDQLKKRAERFGINVSSVSQKIEEDEKLKKRKERFGVSAGATAGAAAGSAEVEAKKMKRAERFGKE from the exons ATGGCCGAAGTGATAGAGTTGCAGAAACTGAAG CTTGCTGAGCTGAGGCAGGAGTGTGAGGCCCGAGGTCTGGACACCAAGGGAAACAAAGGAGAGCTCATCGCTCGACTGCAATCCTATCTGGATGAGCACG AGGACGATGTGGACGTGGATGACGTGCTGGCAGAGGATACAGAG GACTTCAATAAAGTTGAAGATGCCAACAATGTAAAAGACGAGAAGATTTCCGAGTCTACTGAGGATGAGCC ACCTGCTGATAAGAAGGTGGTGAAAATAGCTCCTCCATCATCTTCCGGTGAA AGACTACAGAAGAGGGCAGAACGTTTCAACATGCCTGCAACAGCTGAAAGCAAAAAGGCCATACGTGCAGCAAG GTTTGGTGAATCCACCGAGAACACCAGTCCCGCTGCAG GTGTTGTTGCGAACAATAAAGCTCCT GTGAACGTTGATCAGCTGAAGAAGAGAGCAGAACGATTTGGCATAAACGTTTCTTCCGTTTCACAAAAG attgaagaggatgaaaagctgaagaagagaaaggagagattTGGGGTCTCAGCAGGCGCCACTGCCGGTGCCGCGGCAGGTTCAGCTGAGGTTGAg GCAAAGAAAATGAAGCGTGCTGAACGATTTGGAAAAGAGTGA